A stretch of Aspergillus nidulans FGSC A4 chromosome VI DNA encodes these proteins:
- a CDS encoding uncharacterized protein (transcript_id=CADANIAT00009380): MAKARAPDSFSIVASNFYQLSGPTDVDQVFESSVYELTLAVGTAVLWSSLNAESSLEVACAAWLGAPLLEPTSTATNLPSFPKTFAMVQECLSCNKDPILRFIMEISARSIRYGQLYSLDRFSPVTRYHSLIFSFSLIVVQSVRS; encoded by the exons ATGGCAAAGGCTCGAGCGCCTGATTCGTTCTCCATTGTGGCCAGTAACTTCTACCAGCTGTCCGGCCCTACTGATGTGGATCAGGTCTTCGAATCTTCTGTCTACGAGCTGACCTTGGCTGTCGGTACCGCCGTGCTGTGGTCTTCTTTGAATGCCGAGTCCAGCTTGGAGGTGGCTTGTGCTGCCTGGCTTGGAGCTCCTCTGTTAGAGCCCACCTCGACTGCGACAAATCTTCCAAGCTTCCCCAAGACCTTTGCAATG GTACAAGAGTGCCTATCTTGCAACAAGGACCCTATATTGCGCTTTATCATGGAAATATCTGCACGCTCAATTCGATACGGTCAG CTCTACTCACTTGATCGTTTCTCGCCTGTTACAC GGTATCATAGTCTGATCTTCTCGTTTTCGCTTATTGTAGTTCAGAGTGTCCGCTCATGA
- a CDS encoding protein CYP550B2 (transcript_id=CADANIAT00009381), with translation MDCISQNSVIQRALLALYEHPVAYSVITAVFISVLCRKLLYKPRNYALFPVWATIEVAIASYLLRGDGIGRRVFSVIRRYGGSLFGITSTHQILVDFPGLDRFMARSLHTLNAEPVQYTIFTRTFGGVDSPELKRKLKNSWKDLLAPIERLFLNDASAAAALDRACVLQQAASFVSFSSSPAQMKRWELSAGIRVIPPAESGSPHKVEANLQSLTRDFGACMAIPLLYGRHFLDGNPTLLDDFWKFDNELFPLLMIGVPEWTPLRIVKDGCAARARILRELEALYRRIDQSQCGEPVESGIDMSDVSGALFERSRIYKREGWSFPERAAGDFAIFWGQNANTHPLLFWFLAYIYSTPGLLDTLRAEIAPYTCFASSQAKVPEITSIDFPGLSANCQLLKACLYETYRLVNEPISIRYVERPVTLTDGSLQHTLKTGTWVSAAHSLTQHNASIFDNPAEFRPERFLETDQVSGKRVARYGRLRPWGAGAAMCKGRTFAEKELTSAAASIVSLWDIEPAYGQVWKLPGMVPGTGVKRPVRDIRVLISRRQSIVVKGNDMSPSKGENHGKPLGV, from the exons ATGGACTGCATAAGCCAGAACTCCGTCATACAGCGCGCCTTGCTTGCTCTATATGAGCACCCCGTTGCCTACAGCGTTATCACAGCCGTCTTCATTTCTGTATTGTGTCGAAAGCTACTTTACAAACCCAGAAACTATGCGTTGTTTCCAGTCTGGGCAACAATTGAAGTCGCCATCGCAAGTTATCTTCTCCGTGGAGATGGCATCGGTCGACGCGTTTT CTCGGTAATCCGACGATATGGAGGCTCTCTTTTCGGAATCACCTCCACTCACCAGATCCTTGTTGACTTCCCCGGGTTGGACCGCTTCATGGCGCGGTCCCTCCACACGCTCAACGCCGAGCCGGTCCAGTATACAATCTTCACAAGGACTTTCGGCGGCGTAGACTCACCGGAGCTCAAAAGGAAGCTCAAGAATTCATGGAAAGATCTTCTTGCGCCTATTGAGCGGCTTTTTCTCAATGAtgcctcagccgcagctgccTTAGACCGCGCCTGCGTCTTACAGCAAGCCGCATCATTTGTTagtttctcctcctctcccgctcAGATGAAACGCTGGGAGCTCTCTGCCGGTATCCGAGTTATTCCGCCAGCGGAATCCGGCAGTCCACACAAGGTTGAAGCCAACCTCCAGAGCTTGACACGGGATTTTGGCGCCTGCATGGCGATTCCCCTGTTGTATGGCCGCCATTTCCTCGATGGGAACCCAACCTTACTTGACGATTTCTGGAAATTTGACAATGAGTTGTTTCCATTGTTAATGATTGGTGTTCCCGAGTGGACTCCATTGAGGATCGTCAAAGACGGCTGCGCGGCTAGGGCACGGATTTTACGTGAGTTGGAAGCCCTATACCGTCGGATCGACCAGTCCCAGTGTGGCGAGCCCGTGGAGTCAGGAATCGACATGTCTGACGTGAGCGGTGCTCTGTTTGAGCGAAGTCGGATCTACAAACGCGAGGGATGGTCCTTTCCCGAGCGCGCAGCAGGCGACTTTGCAATCTTCTGGGGCCAAAATGCAAATACACACCCTTTGCTTTTCTGGTTCTTAGCCTACATCTATTCAACTCCTGGTCTGCTAGATACACTTCGAGCGGAAATAGCGCCCTATACGTGCTTCGCCTCTTCTCAGGCCAAGGTTCCAGAAATAACTTCGATCGACTTCCCAGGTTTATCAGCAAATTGTCAACTCCTCAAGGCTTGCCTATACGAGACATACCGGTTGGTCAACGAACCAATATCAATCCGCTACGTTGAACGACCGGTCACCCTCACAGATGGCAGCCTCCAACATACTTTAAAGACGGGAACCTGGGTCTCAGCCGCGCACTCACTCACACAGCATAACGCTTCAATTTTCGATAACCCTGCCGAGTTCCGCCCGGAGAGATTTCTCGAGACTGACCAAGTGTCGGGGAAACGAGTTGCGCGGTACGGCCGGCTGAGACCGTGGGGTGCTGGGGCGGCAATGTGCAAGGGACGCACATTTGCAGAAAAAGAGCTCACCTCGGCCGCTGCGTCAATTGTGTCTCTGTGGGATATTGAGCCCGCCTATGGGCAGGTCTGGAAGCTGCCCGGCATGGTTCCCGGGACGGGGGTGAAGAGGCCTGTAAGAGATATCCGAGTGCTGATTTCACGGCGACAGTCTATAGTTGTTAAAGGAAACGACATGTCTCCGAGCAAGGGTGAAAACCACGGGAAGCCCCTGGGAGTATAG